One Setaria italica strain Yugu1 chromosome I, Setaria_italica_v2.0, whole genome shotgun sequence DNA window includes the following coding sequences:
- the LOC101773405 gene encoding ubiquitin-like modifier-activating enzyme 5, protein MEEEQLRALLHDLDALKQRPDDPASIDRMRERVVAMLSPASGAASRSKIKDMSAEVVDSNPYSRLMALQRMGVVENYERIRDYSVAIVGIGGVGSVAAEMLTRCGIGRLLLYDYDTVELANMNRLFFRPEQVGMTKTDAAVQTLSGINPDVVLESYSLNITTVKGFETFLESLKARSSHGRSTGVDLVLSCVDNYEARMVVNQACNELGQTWMESGVSEDAVSGHIQLLVPGETACFACAPPLVVASGVDERTLKREGVCAASLPTTMGVVAGLLVQNALKYLLNFGQVSPYLGYNSLKDYFPTMEMRPNPQCSNPACVQRQKEYMDSKPARDAAAKAKMEAEASAANECPVHLDNEWNISVVDDEDTATSSIRSTADVLPEGLVRELPAADLYPEPPAAASSSAIDDDLEELQRQLDALNSS, encoded by the exons atggaggaggagcagcTTCGCGCTCTACTCCACGACCTCGATGCGCTCAAGCAGCGCCCCGACGACCCCGCCTCCATCGATCGG ATGCGAGAGCGggtggtggcgatgttgagccCGGCCTCCGGCGCCGCTTCTCGATCCAAGATCAAG GACATGAGTGCGGAGGTGGTGGACAGCAACCCCTACAGCAGACTTATGGCGCTGCAGCGGATGGGCGTTGTGGAGAATTATGAGCGCATCAGGGACTACTCCGTCGCCATTGTT GGCATAGGTGGTGTTGGTAGTGTTGCTGCGGAGATGCTCACTAGATGTGGAATTGGACGCCTCTTGTTGTATGACTATGACACTGTCGAGTTGGCTAACATGAATAGGTTGTTCTTTCGTCCAGAACAG GTTGGAATGACCAAAACAGATGCTGCTGTACAAACGCTTTCTGGAATAAATCCTGATGTTGTGTTGGAG AGCTACTCATTGAATATTACTACAGTCAAAGGATTTGAAACATTTTTGGAAAGCCTAAAAGCCCGTAGCTCTCATGGGCGTAGCACTGGAGTTGATCTTGTCTTGAGCTGTGTCGATAACTACGAAGCTCGTATGGTTGTAAACCAG GCATGCAATGAGCTTGGTCAGACGTGGATGGAATCTG GTGTCTCAGAAGATGCTGTTTCTGGTCATATACAACTGCTGGTTCCTGGTGAAACTGCATGTTTTGCATGTGCTCCTCCATTG GTAGTAGCATCTGGCGTGGATGAGCGTACCCTCAAGAGAGAAGGTGTTTGTGCTGCCTCTTTGCCAACTACAATG GGTGTTGTTGCTGGTCTCCTGGTGCAGAATGCTCTGAAATATCTGTTGAACTTTGGACAAGTTTCCCCATACTTG GGGTATAACTCACTTAAGGATTATTTCCCAACAATGGAAATGAGGCCAAATCCGCAGTGTTCAAATCCAGCATGTGTTCAGAGACAG AAAGAATATATGGACTCCAAACCTGCTAGAGATGCAGCAGCAAAGGCTAAGATGGAAGCTGAAGCATCTGCAGCAAATGAATGTCCTGTTCACCTAGATAATGAGTGGAACATTAG TGTTGTTGATGATGAAGACACAGCGACATCAAGTATTCGAAGCACTGCAG ATGTCCTACCAGAAGGCCTTGTCCGTGAACTCCCAGCTGCTGATTTGTACCCAGAACCACCTGCTGCGGCGAGCTCCAGTGCTATCGATGATGATCTTGAGGAGCTCCAGCGGCAACTTGATGCCCTAAACTCGTCTTAG
- the LOC101775189 gene encoding uncharacterized protein LOC101775189 isoform X1, with the protein MLVVARRSHRLYRLVSESRTAMLTEAAAELTAVTERASTAATKIRKRCVVSPSGASPDRQGRALRLKRGVRLIGHRRGGSGTGTGTGGASPRASSGRKRRMSESSWNRHCRHGHADVETRSAASARKLVSALWQLNKGDAAFEEEIGWDAAAERRGSDHRRSASLEFSKISRRKSKVLKDDGEQRSWHNGHAHGQWFSDVMSHGGTMEAHMCPQGRTPARPGDRAAEMRDLHNSLTASTELVRVLANVLGPAGALSPTAASVLAALRSELDAARARARRLARHHGRHGGGDDEEHHLRRQLEEEARAWKARHREKAAAAARLVASELDGERRSRRRAERVARSSPMRWRTPRGRCGRPRGSWSGRGRPGSGCRRCATSSPGAARRWRRRMSSGGRPRPPRWRSWRGSGRCCSSPTSSARSGSG; encoded by the exons ATGTTGGTCGTGGCAAGAAGAAGCCATCGTCTTTACCGTCTGGTGTCTGAATCCAGGACTGCGATGCTGACGGAAGCCGCCGCTGAGCTGACCGCCGTGACAGAAAGagcttccaccgccgccaccaagaTCCGCAAGCGCTGCGTCGTGTCGCCGTCGGGCGCGTCGCCGGACCGCCAGGGGAGGGCGCTCAGGCTGAAGCGAGGCGTGCGCCTGATCGGTCACCGGAGGGGAGGCagcggcaccggcaccggcaccggcggcgcgtCGCCACGCGCGAGCagcgggaggaagaggaggatgtCGGAGTCGTCGTGGAACCGGCATTGCCGCCACGGCCACGCCGACGTCGAGACGCGGtccgcggcgtcggcgcggaAGCTCGTCAGCGCGCTCTGGCAGCTCAACAAGGGGGACGCCGCGTTCGAGGAGGAGATTGGGTGGGACGCCGCGGCCGAGCGCCGGGGCTCGGATCACCGGCGCAGCGCGTCCCTGGAG TTCTCCAAGATTTCAAGAAGGAAGAGCAAGGTTCTGAAGGATGATGGAGAGCAGAGGAGCTGGCACAATGGCCACGCCCACGGCCAGTGGTTCTCAGATGTGATGAGCCATGGCGGCACAATGGAG GCGCACATGTGTCCTCAGGGCCGCACCCCGGCACGCCCGGGCGACAGGGCGGCGGAGATGCGGGACCTGCACAACAGTCTCACGGCGTCCACCGAGCTCGTCAGGGTCCTTGCCAACGTCCTGGGCCCCGCCGGCGCGCTCAGCCCGACCGCGGCGTccgtcctcgccgcgctgcgctccgagctcgacgccgcgcgcgcccgcgcccggcggCTCGCGAGGCACCACGGCCGCCACGGCGGAGGCGACGATGAGGAGCACCACCTGCGGAGGCagctcgaggaggaggcgcgcgcgTGGAAGGCCAGGCACAGGGagaaggccgcggcggccgcgcggctgGTCGCCTCGGAGCTGGACGGCGAGCGCcggtcgcggcggcgcgccgagcGGGTGGCAAGAAGCTCGCCGATGCGCTGGCGGACGCCGAGGGGTCGCTGCGGGCGGCCACGCGGGAGCTGGAGCGGGAGAGGGCGGCCAGGGAGCGGCTGCAGAAGGTGTGCGACGAGCTCGCCAGGGGCggcacggcggtggaggaggaggatgagctccggcgggaggccgaggccgccgcgctgGAGGAGCTGGAGAGGGAGCGGGAGATGCTGCAGCtcgccgacgagctccgcgAGGAGCGGGTCCGGATGA
- the LOC101775189 gene encoding uncharacterized protein LOC101775189 isoform X2, with protein sequence MLTEAAAELTAVTERASTAATKIRKRCVVSPSGASPDRQGRALRLKRGVRLIGHRRGGSGTGTGTGGASPRASSGRKRRMSESSWNRHCRHGHADVETRSAASARKLVSALWQLNKGDAAFEEEIGWDAAAERRGSDHRRSASLEFSKISRRKSKVLKDDGEQRSWHNGHAHGQWFSDVMSHGGTMEAHMCPQGRTPARPGDRAAEMRDLHNSLTASTELVRVLANVLGPAGALSPTAASVLAALRSELDAARARARRLARHHGRHGGGDDEEHHLRRQLEEEARAWKARHREKAAAAARLVASELDGERRSRRRAERVARSSPMRWRTPRGRCGRPRGSWSGRGRPGSGCRRCATSSPGAARRWRRRMSSGGRPRPPRWRSWRGSGRCCSSPTSSARSGSG encoded by the exons ATGCTGACGGAAGCCGCCGCTGAGCTGACCGCCGTGACAGAAAGagcttccaccgccgccaccaagaTCCGCAAGCGCTGCGTCGTGTCGCCGTCGGGCGCGTCGCCGGACCGCCAGGGGAGGGCGCTCAGGCTGAAGCGAGGCGTGCGCCTGATCGGTCACCGGAGGGGAGGCagcggcaccggcaccggcaccggcggcgcgtCGCCACGCGCGAGCagcgggaggaagaggaggatgtCGGAGTCGTCGTGGAACCGGCATTGCCGCCACGGCCACGCCGACGTCGAGACGCGGtccgcggcgtcggcgcggaAGCTCGTCAGCGCGCTCTGGCAGCTCAACAAGGGGGACGCCGCGTTCGAGGAGGAGATTGGGTGGGACGCCGCGGCCGAGCGCCGGGGCTCGGATCACCGGCGCAGCGCGTCCCTGGAG TTCTCCAAGATTTCAAGAAGGAAGAGCAAGGTTCTGAAGGATGATGGAGAGCAGAGGAGCTGGCACAATGGCCACGCCCACGGCCAGTGGTTCTCAGATGTGATGAGCCATGGCGGCACAATGGAG GCGCACATGTGTCCTCAGGGCCGCACCCCGGCACGCCCGGGCGACAGGGCGGCGGAGATGCGGGACCTGCACAACAGTCTCACGGCGTCCACCGAGCTCGTCAGGGTCCTTGCCAACGTCCTGGGCCCCGCCGGCGCGCTCAGCCCGACCGCGGCGTccgtcctcgccgcgctgcgctccgagctcgacgccgcgcgcgcccgcgcccggcggCTCGCGAGGCACCACGGCCGCCACGGCGGAGGCGACGATGAGGAGCACCACCTGCGGAGGCagctcgaggaggaggcgcgcgcgTGGAAGGCCAGGCACAGGGagaaggccgcggcggccgcgcggctgGTCGCCTCGGAGCTGGACGGCGAGCGCcggtcgcggcggcgcgccgagcGGGTGGCAAGAAGCTCGCCGATGCGCTGGCGGACGCCGAGGGGTCGCTGCGGGCGGCCACGCGGGAGCTGGAGCGGGAGAGGGCGGCCAGGGAGCGGCTGCAGAAGGTGTGCGACGAGCTCGCCAGGGGCggcacggcggtggaggaggaggatgagctccggcgggaggccgaggccgccgcgctgGAGGAGCTGGAGAGGGAGCGGGAGATGCTGCAGCtcgccgacgagctccgcgAGGAGCGGGTCCGGATGA